A single region of the Legionella oakridgensis ATCC 33761 = DSM 21215 genome encodes:
- the thrS gene encoding threonine--tRNA ligase, which translates to MPNIKLPDGSTKHFEHPVTVREVAHSISPGLAKAAIAGRVDERIVDVHYTLTRDCSLLVITEKSPEALDIIRHSTAHLLAQAVKQLFPSAQVTIGPVIEDGFYYDFAFDRAFTPEDLVRIEEKMKELADADYPVSRREMPRNEAIAYFRHLGEEYKAKIIADIPEHETLSLYRQGDFEDLCRGPHVPSTGFLKAFKLTKLAGAYWRGDANNEMLQRIYGTAWADKKSLVDYLHRLEEAEKRDHRKLGKALDLFHFQDIAPGMVFWHPKGWTIYQLLEQYMRSRLQDFGYQEIKTPQLVDQVLWEKSGHWDNFRNEMFFTETENRQYAVKPMSCPCHVQVYNQGIKSYRDLPLRLAEFGNCHRCEPSGSLHGLMRVRNMVQDDAHIFCTENQIQSEVAMMLELVQSVYADFGFSEIIYRLALRPEKRVGSDAIWDKAEEALRQAMKSRHIECLDAPGEGAFYGPKIECSLKDCLGRIWQCGTIQVDFSMPQRLEAQFVAEDGSKQTPVMLHRAILGSMERFMGILIEHHAGQFPLWLAPVQTSVLTISEKQHPYAAKINEILQKKGIRSNFDLRNEKIGFKIREHTLQKVPYLLIIGDKEVENSLVTVRTRDGADLGSMTIDTICDMLNQEIDAKRSSRNI; encoded by the coding sequence ATGCCAAATATTAAATTGCCTGATGGAAGCACCAAACATTTTGAGCATCCTGTAACTGTTCGTGAAGTTGCGCATAGCATCAGTCCTGGATTGGCAAAAGCTGCTATTGCTGGGCGGGTAGATGAGCGAATCGTGGATGTCCATTATACGTTAACTCGCGATTGCTCTTTGCTCGTTATTACTGAAAAAAGCCCTGAAGCTTTGGATATTATTCGCCATTCTACCGCTCATTTGTTAGCTCAAGCAGTGAAGCAGCTGTTTCCTAGCGCGCAAGTTACCATTGGTCCTGTTATCGAAGATGGTTTTTACTATGATTTTGCATTTGATCGCGCATTTACCCCCGAGGATTTAGTCCGCATTGAAGAAAAAATGAAGGAATTGGCAGACGCAGATTATCCTGTTTCGCGACGGGAAATGCCAAGAAATGAAGCAATAGCTTATTTTCGTCATTTGGGGGAAGAATATAAAGCCAAGATCATTGCCGATATTCCAGAACATGAAACCCTCTCATTATATCGTCAAGGTGATTTTGAAGATTTGTGCCGCGGACCGCATGTGCCTTCTACAGGGTTCTTGAAAGCATTTAAATTGACAAAGTTAGCCGGTGCTTATTGGCGCGGTGACGCTAATAATGAAATGTTGCAGCGCATTTATGGCACCGCCTGGGCCGATAAAAAATCGCTTGTCGATTATCTGCATCGACTGGAGGAAGCTGAAAAACGAGATCATCGAAAATTAGGCAAGGCATTGGATTTATTTCATTTTCAAGATATTGCTCCTGGTATGGTATTTTGGCATCCCAAAGGATGGACCATTTATCAATTGCTCGAACAATACATGCGCAGCCGTTTGCAGGATTTTGGTTATCAGGAAATCAAAACACCACAACTGGTCGATCAAGTATTATGGGAAAAATCAGGTCATTGGGACAATTTTCGTAATGAAATGTTTTTTACCGAAACAGAAAATCGGCAATATGCCGTAAAGCCGATGAGCTGTCCCTGCCATGTTCAAGTTTATAATCAGGGAATTAAAAGTTATCGGGATTTGCCGTTGCGGTTGGCTGAGTTTGGTAATTGTCATCGATGTGAGCCTTCCGGTTCATTGCATGGATTGATGCGAGTACGCAATATGGTGCAAGATGATGCCCATATTTTTTGTACAGAAAATCAAATCCAGTCTGAGGTTGCAATGATGCTGGAGCTTGTGCAATCCGTTTATGCTGATTTTGGGTTTTCGGAGATTATTTATCGATTAGCACTTCGACCGGAAAAAAGAGTAGGATCGGATGCCATATGGGATAAGGCCGAAGAAGCTTTGCGCCAGGCTATGAAAAGTAGGCACATTGAATGTCTTGATGCTCCGGGTGAAGGCGCGTTTTATGGGCCAAAAATTGAATGTTCTTTGAAAGATTGTCTTGGGCGAATTTGGCAGTGTGGGACGATTCAGGTGGATTTCTCCATGCCACAACGGCTGGAAGCGCAATTTGTGGCTGAAGATGGTTCAAAACAGACACCGGTCATGTTGCATCGGGCCATTCTTGGTTCCATGGAACGTTTCATGGGGATTTTGATTGAACATCATGCTGGTCAATTTCCTTTATGGCTGGCACCTGTTCAGACATCCGTGCTTACCATTAGTGAGAAACAACACCCATACGCCGCAAAAATCAATGAAATCTTGCAAAAGAAAGGCATTCGTTCGAATTTTGACTTGAGAAATGAGAAGATTGGCTTTAAAATTCGCGAGCATACCTTGCAAAAGGTACCATATTTGTTAATCATCGGCGATAAAGAAGTTGAAAATAGCCTTGTAACGGTGCGTACACGCGATGGTGCAGATTTGGGTTCGATGACAATTGATACAATTTGCGATATGCTTAACCAAGAAATTGATGCGAAACGTTCATCAAGAAACATTTAA
- a CDS encoding helix-turn-helix domain-containing protein, whose product MENSDMTKQFAHRLREALIAAGYQSQRSTSGINIHKLAEMTGYSPQICRKYLRGQAIPEPSKLAEIATKLHVSPGWLLFGDGHHDNHVTNNKITINKNLLRYIFIKADELYHTELSNQEITDFLLDLTYDISQIDTSEEQSKKIINLAFTSARHFSPKTDED is encoded by the coding sequence ATGGAAAACTCCGACATGACAAAACAGTTTGCTCATCGCCTTCGTGAGGCTCTGATTGCGGCAGGATATCAGTCCCAACGCTCCACTTCGGGGATTAATATCCATAAATTAGCGGAAATGACTGGCTATTCGCCGCAAATCTGTCGCAAGTATCTACGCGGACAAGCCATTCCCGAGCCATCAAAATTGGCTGAAATCGCTACGAAACTTCATGTTTCTCCCGGCTGGCTTCTTTTTGGCGACGGCCATCATGATAATCATGTCACGAATAATAAGATTACAATCAATAAAAATCTGCTCCGTTATATTTTTATAAAAGCAGATGAGCTTTACCATACCGAGCTTTCAAACCAAGAAATCACTGATTTTTTGCTTGATTTAACCTATGATATTAGCCAGATCGACACGAGTGAGGAACAATCAAAAAAAATAATCAATTTGGCCTTCACTTCCGCGCGACATTTTAGCCCTAAAACAGATGAGGACTGA
- a CDS encoding trimeric intracellular cation channel family protein: protein MILHYLFIMGICVEAITGAIAAGRKKMDFFGVMLIACITALGGGTVRDVLFDTHPLTWIAHPEYLLYTSGCALLTIGIAHSLSRIMKIFLILDALGLSAFVIIGTQKVLSHGLPPSVAIIGGMATGICGGMLRDILCNDIPLVLRKELYAVIALIGALLFIILAHFHVPKNINILITLIVIFTTRLLAIFFHIEIPKFDYAHSLRKRHSNR, encoded by the coding sequence ATGATACTACATTATTTATTCATTATGGGAATCTGCGTGGAAGCCATTACCGGCGCTATTGCAGCTGGACGCAAAAAAATGGATTTTTTTGGGGTCATGTTGATTGCCTGTATCACCGCTCTCGGTGGCGGAACTGTTCGAGATGTCTTATTTGATACCCATCCTCTTACCTGGATTGCCCACCCAGAATATCTATTATACACATCGGGATGTGCATTACTTACCATTGGTATTGCTCACTCCTTGAGCCGCATCATGAAAATTTTTCTAATCCTTGATGCCCTTGGATTATCTGCATTTGTTATTATTGGAACACAAAAAGTTCTTTCACACGGCTTACCACCAAGCGTTGCCATCATTGGTGGAATGGCTACCGGTATATGCGGCGGCATGCTACGCGATATTCTATGCAATGATATTCCCTTGGTATTGCGTAAAGAATTATATGCTGTCATTGCCTTAATTGGCGCTTTATTATTTATTATCTTAGCGCATTTTCATGTACCGAAAAACATTAATATTCTCATCACATTAATCGTTATTTTCACCACTCGATTGCTCGCCATATTTTTTCATATTGAAATACCAAAGTTTGACTACGCCCACAGCCTACGAAAACGCCATTCGAACCGATAA
- a CDS encoding HdeD family acid-resistance protein yields the protein MRQDTETNLVQLPADIQRNWGWLLALGILFVILGVIGLGMVVGLTLVSMLFLGILLIIGGVFQIIDVFKSKRWKGSAWHALIAILYLIGGGIIIYDPFIASTIITILLAAVLIVMGITRFIMAIILRGSKGWGWLLLSGLTASILGFLILIQWPWSGLWIIGMFIAVEILISGWTYIFLALAIRRT from the coding sequence ATGCGACAAGATACAGAAACCAACTTAGTACAATTACCTGCCGACATACAACGTAATTGGGGATGGCTACTGGCATTAGGTATTTTGTTTGTTATCTTAGGTGTCATTGGCCTTGGCATGGTGGTTGGCCTAACCCTGGTTAGCATGTTGTTTCTAGGCATATTATTAATCATCGGCGGTGTATTTCAAATCATCGACGTATTTAAAAGCAAACGTTGGAAAGGTTCTGCCTGGCATGCGCTTATTGCCATACTCTATCTTATTGGGGGTGGCATTATTATTTATGATCCATTCATAGCTTCTACCATCATCACCATATTACTGGCCGCCGTTTTAATCGTTATGGGGATAACACGTTTTATTATGGCTATCATTCTTCGAGGTTCAAAAGGATGGGGATGGCTGTTGCTATCAGGGTTAACCGCCAGCATTTTAGGCTTTTTGATATTAATTCAGTGGCCATGGAGCGGTCTATGGATCATTGGAATGTTTATTGCTGTTGAAATACTCATCAGTGGCTGGACTTATATATTTCTGGCGCTGGCCATTCGCCGCACTTAA
- the ppa gene encoding inorganic diphosphatase translates to MGLKEINSGRDLPNEINVIIEIPMRGEPVKYEVDKETGALFVDRFMSTAMFYPTNYGYIPNTLSEDGDPVDVLVVTPVPLISGAVIRCRAIGMLKMTDESGIDAKVLAVPVNKLSKMYDGVKTYRDLPQPLLLSIEHFFKHYKDLEEGKWVRVDGWDAAEAAHEEILSSVARYQQHSK, encoded by the coding sequence ATGGGTTTAAAGGAAATTAATAGTGGTCGTGATTTACCAAACGAAATCAATGTCATCATTGAAATCCCTATGCGTGGGGAACCAGTAAAATATGAAGTGGATAAAGAAACCGGTGCTTTATTCGTCGACCGTTTCATGTCGACTGCAATGTTTTATCCAACCAATTATGGTTATATTCCGAATACCTTATCCGAAGATGGTGACCCGGTTGATGTTCTGGTTGTAACTCCTGTGCCATTAATTAGTGGTGCTGTCATTCGTTGTCGCGCAATTGGTATGTTAAAAATGACCGATGAATCAGGCATTGATGCGAAAGTGCTTGCTGTGCCGGTTAATAAATTAAGCAAGATGTATGATGGGGTAAAAACGTATCGAGATTTGCCGCAACCATTATTGTTATCTATTGAGCATTTTTTTAAGCATTATAAAGACTTGGAAGAAGGAAAATGGGTGCGTGTGGATGGCTGGGACGCGGCAGAGGCGGCTCACGAGGAAATCCTAAGCAGCGTTGCCCGTTATCAGCAGCATTCAAAATAA
- a CDS encoding histidine triad nucleotide-binding protein, whose product MSCLFCKIATGEIPATIVFEDTEIIAFRDIRPQAPTHILIIPKQHIPTIDDADTKDEQLLGRMILAAKKIACSEQLSQNGYRLVFNVNSGGGQEVYHIHLHILGGRQMTWPPG is encoded by the coding sequence ATGAGTTGCTTATTCTGTAAAATAGCCACTGGCGAAATTCCAGCAACCATCGTTTTTGAAGACACAGAAATCATCGCTTTTCGCGATATCAGACCACAAGCACCGACGCATATTTTGATCATTCCCAAACAACACATTCCGACCATTGACGATGCCGATACAAAAGATGAGCAACTATTGGGCCGTATGATTCTCGCTGCAAAAAAAATAGCCTGTTCCGAACAGTTGAGCCAAAACGGCTACCGTTTAGTATTTAATGTAAACTCAGGTGGCGGACAGGAAGTTTACCATATTCATTTACATATTCTTGGAGGGAGACAAATGACATGGCCGCCAGGTTAG
- the folE gene encoding GTP cyclohydrolase I FolE: protein MQDLYKTLLIEIGEDVAREGLRDTPERAAKAMRFLTKGYQEDLNEIINDALFESDMSEMVIVKDIELYSMCEHHLLPFLGKCHVGYLPNGKVLGLSKIARIVDYFARRLQIQERLTSEIANCISTITGAHGVAVIIEARHLCMMMRGVEKQNSVMSTSVMLGAMRNNASSRLEFLNLVR, encoded by the coding sequence ATGCAAGATTTATATAAAACACTATTGATTGAAATCGGTGAAGATGTTGCGCGTGAAGGGTTACGCGATACACCAGAGCGCGCTGCCAAAGCAATGCGTTTTTTGACAAAGGGATATCAAGAAGACTTAAATGAAATCATTAATGATGCGCTTTTTGAATCCGACATGAGTGAAATGGTCATTGTAAAAGACATTGAACTGTATTCCATGTGTGAGCATCATTTGTTGCCTTTTTTAGGCAAATGCCATGTAGGATATTTACCAAACGGTAAAGTCCTTGGCTTATCTAAAATAGCACGCATTGTTGATTATTTTGCCCGTCGCTTGCAAATTCAAGAACGCTTGACTTCCGAAATAGCCAATTGCATTTCCACAATAACTGGCGCACATGGTGTTGCTGTTATTATAGAGGCCAGACATCTTTGTATGATGATGCGTGGAGTAGAAAAACAAAATTCTGTAATGTCTACTTCCGTTATGCTTGGCGCAATGAGAAATAATGCCAGCAGTCGCCTTGAGTTTTTAAATTTGGTTCGCTAG
- the pnp gene encoding polyribonucleotide nucleotidyltransferase, producing the protein MTKITKEIQFGEHKLVLETGEIARQADGAVFVSMNGTQVLVTVVGNKEGAEKNNFFPLTVNYQEKTYAAGKIPGGFTKREGRPSEHETLISRLIDRPLRPLFPDGFYNEVQIIATVLSLNPEVSADVVSMIGASAALAISGLPFQGPIGAVRVGYKDGVYLLNPGYKALEKSELDLVVAGTEDAILMVESEARELSEEIMLGAVLYGHEMMQGVIKLIRELAKEAGKPAWSWTNLTADSTIQSRIDELAQVDITQAYLIKDKQQRYQRLAEIRQQVVETVQAEWEETNGDMILNVLNAMEKNIVRHRILDGEPRIDGRDQKTVRPIAIKTSFLDRVHGSALFTRGETQAIVAATLGSERDAQILDRLEGEIRDRFMLHYNFPPYSVGETGMVGSPKRREIGHGRLAKRSLMAVLPDASVFPYVLRVVSDITESNGSSSMATVCGTSLALMDAGVPLKSPVAGVAMGLIKEGDRFAVLTDILGDEDHLGDMDFKVAGTEQGVTALQMDIKITGITKEIMEQALAQALEGRRHILGVMKNALAEHRDELSQHAPRIVSMKVAEDKVRTIIGKGGATIKGLVESTGVSIDIDDSGVVQLFSPNAEALEEAQRQIKALVAEIEVGQTYRGKVNKIVDFGAFINLLPGKDGLLHISQICADRSQKVESVLSEGQEIEVYVAGVDKQGRVKLEWKDKPQGAAGVGSEQNTPKAASADEIESTISEEE; encoded by the coding sequence GTGACTAAAATCACTAAAGAAATACAATTTGGCGAACATAAGTTGGTGTTGGAAACTGGGGAAATAGCAAGACAGGCTGATGGAGCTGTTTTTGTCAGTATGAATGGAACCCAGGTATTGGTAACCGTCGTAGGCAATAAAGAAGGTGCCGAAAAAAATAATTTTTTCCCATTGACGGTGAACTACCAGGAAAAAACATACGCTGCTGGTAAGATCCCGGGAGGATTTACTAAACGGGAAGGTCGACCAAGCGAGCATGAAACACTTATATCCCGGTTGATCGATAGACCATTGCGTCCTTTATTTCCAGATGGGTTTTATAATGAAGTACAAATTATTGCAACCGTTTTGTCCTTAAATCCAGAAGTGTCTGCCGATGTGGTCTCCATGATTGGCGCATCAGCGGCACTGGCCATTTCCGGGCTTCCATTTCAGGGACCCATTGGGGCCGTGCGGGTAGGCTATAAAGATGGCGTTTATTTATTGAATCCTGGTTATAAGGCATTAGAAAAATCAGAGCTGGATTTAGTGGTTGCTGGGACAGAAGATGCTATTTTGATGGTTGAATCTGAAGCCCGTGAATTAAGTGAAGAAATCATGCTCGGTGCTGTGTTATATGGGCATGAAATGATGCAGGGAGTCATCAAGTTAATTAGAGAATTGGCCAAGGAAGCTGGCAAACCTGCCTGGAGCTGGACAAATCTAACCGCTGATTCAACGATTCAGTCTCGTATAGATGAGTTGGCGCAAGTAGACATTACACAAGCTTATTTGATTAAAGATAAACAACAACGCTATCAACGCTTGGCAGAGATTCGCCAACAGGTTGTTGAGACAGTACAGGCAGAATGGGAAGAAACAAATGGTGATATGATTCTTAATGTCTTAAATGCCATGGAAAAAAATATTGTACGTCATCGCATTCTTGACGGCGAACCACGTATTGATGGCCGAGATCAAAAAACGGTTAGGCCTATTGCCATTAAAACCAGTTTTCTGGATCGTGTGCATGGTTCAGCTTTATTTACTCGTGGTGAAACTCAAGCCATCGTGGCGGCGACACTAGGCAGTGAACGAGATGCCCAAATACTGGATAGATTGGAAGGTGAAATTAGGGATCGATTTATGTTGCACTATAATTTCCCTCCTTATTCTGTGGGTGAAACTGGTATGGTGGGAAGTCCAAAACGGCGTGAAATAGGTCATGGCCGATTGGCGAAGCGCAGCTTAATGGCCGTTCTTCCTGACGCCAGTGTTTTTCCTTATGTATTGCGTGTTGTTTCTGATATTACGGAATCAAATGGTTCAAGTTCTATGGCCACGGTATGTGGAACTAGTCTGGCATTAATGGATGCAGGCGTGCCTTTAAAATCCCCTGTGGCTGGGGTTGCTATGGGACTGATTAAAGAAGGTGACCGATTTGCTGTCTTGACCGACATTTTAGGTGACGAAGATCATTTAGGTGATATGGACTTTAAGGTAGCCGGTACCGAGCAAGGCGTGACTGCTTTACAAATGGATATCAAGATTACGGGTATTACTAAAGAAATTATGGAGCAGGCACTTGCACAAGCTTTGGAAGGACGACGCCATATTTTGGGAGTTATGAAAAACGCACTTGCTGAGCATCGTGATGAACTGTCGCAACATGCTCCAAGAATCGTTAGCATGAAAGTGGCTGAAGATAAAGTTCGTACTATTATCGGTAAAGGCGGAGCAACGATTAAAGGGTTAGTTGAAAGTACTGGGGTGTCCATAGATATTGATGATAGCGGAGTTGTGCAATTATTTTCTCCAAATGCGGAGGCATTAGAAGAAGCTCAGCGTCAAATTAAAGCACTGGTCGCTGAAATAGAAGTGGGTCAAACTTATCGTGGTAAAGTAAACAAAATTGTTGATTTCGGCGCATTTATAAATTTATTGCCTGGAAAAGATGGATTATTACATATTTCCCAAATTTGTGCTGACCGTTCACAAAAAGTAGAATCCGTATTGAGTGAAGGGCAAGAAATTGAAGTATATGTGGCTGGCGTGGACAAGCAGGGCCGCGTTAAGTTGGAATGGAAAGATAAACCCCAAGGTGCTGCTGGCGTGGGGAGTGAACAAAATACTCCAAAAGCGGCTTCTGCTGATGAAATAGAATCAACTATTTCTGAAGAGGAATAA
- the rpsO gene encoding 30S ribosomal protein S15 — protein sequence MSLTSAQKVDIINEFKRADKDTGSPEVQVSLMTGRINYLTEHFKEHKKDFHSRRGLQALVNKRRKLLKYLKKNAPERYAQLIQGLGLRDSY from the coding sequence ATGTCGCTAACGAGCGCACAAAAAGTAGACATTATTAATGAATTCAAACGTGCTGATAAAGATACCGGCTCACCTGAAGTACAGGTTTCTTTGATGACGGGCCGCATTAATTATCTGACAGAACATTTTAAAGAACATAAAAAGGATTTTCATTCACGACGTGGCTTGCAGGCCTTGGTTAATAAGCGTCGAAAACTGCTTAAATATTTAAAGAAAAATGCTCCAGAGCGTTATGCACAATTAATTCAGGGGCTTGGTTTGAGGGATTCCTATTGA
- the truB gene encoding tRNA pseudouridine(55) synthase TruB — MSRVIKLPINGILLANKPQGLSSNGVLQKIKHLYHARKAGHTGSLDPMATGMLPICFGEATKFCQYLLDADKCYEVTALLGIKTNTGDATGQVITCVDEFSVTENKLKQVLAQFTGSIQQIPSMFSALKHQGTPLYKLARAGIEIERCARTICIQQIQLNRFDGRQMDLIVYCSKGTYIRNLIEDIGEVLGVGAHVTRLHRLYTTGFNDEPMYTMDELLSKSPEEHLSCLLPMERAVSYLPAMELFSDEVLALYQGKLVTHARINNQASCVQLYDHNKRFIGVGEIPEPGILKVKRLLSEVWQS, encoded by the coding sequence ATGAGCAGAGTGATTAAATTACCAATTAATGGCATTTTGTTGGCTAATAAACCACAAGGCTTATCTTCCAATGGTGTGTTGCAAAAAATTAAGCACTTATATCATGCCAGAAAAGCTGGGCATACCGGTAGCTTGGATCCCATGGCGACTGGCATGCTGCCAATTTGTTTTGGGGAGGCTACAAAATTTTGCCAATATCTTTTGGATGCGGATAAATGTTATGAGGTGACTGCCCTTTTAGGAATTAAAACCAATACTGGAGATGCGACTGGGCAAGTGATTACGTGCGTTGATGAGTTTTCAGTTACAGAAAATAAACTCAAGCAGGTACTTGCTCAATTTACTGGATCTATTCAGCAGATTCCATCCATGTTTTCCGCACTAAAGCATCAAGGTACGCCTCTTTACAAATTGGCCAGGGCAGGCATCGAGATCGAGCGTTGCGCGCGCACCATATGCATTCAACAAATACAGTTAAATCGATTTGATGGCCGACAGATGGATTTAATCGTTTATTGCAGCAAGGGAACTTATATACGTAACCTGATAGAGGATATTGGAGAAGTATTGGGCGTTGGCGCCCATGTAACGCGTCTTCACCGGTTGTATACAACAGGATTTAATGATGAACCTATGTATACTATGGATGAATTGCTTAGCAAATCTCCCGAGGAGCACCTTAGTTGTCTGTTGCCTATGGAACGGGCCGTTAGTTATCTGCCTGCTATGGAGTTGTTTTCAGATGAAGTATTGGCTTTATATCAAGGTAAACTGGTGACTCACGCCAGGATAAATAATCAAGCTTCATGCGTGCAATTGTATGATCATAACAAGCGGTTTATCGGTGTTGGAGAAATCCCTGAACCTGGTATTTTAAAGGTGAAAAGGCTACTTTCAGAGGTTTGGCAATCATGA
- the rbfA gene encoding 30S ribosome-binding factor RbfA, whose amino-acid sequence MSHDFKRTDRIAETILRKLAHIIQQEVTDPRITSFITLSAVKVSKDLSHAKVYFTVLNDDPKQTATILNTAASYLRTILAKSIKLRTVPQLQFVYDESIEYGKRLSRLIDEVNPPDKNDEQSD is encoded by the coding sequence ATGAGTCATGATTTCAAAAGAACGGATCGTATTGCTGAAACAATTTTGCGAAAATTAGCACATATTATCCAGCAAGAAGTCACGGATCCTCGTATTACCAGCTTCATCACGCTTTCTGCCGTAAAAGTGTCGAAAGATTTAAGTCATGCCAAAGTATATTTTACTGTATTGAACGATGATCCAAAGCAAACTGCAACAATTTTAAATACGGCCGCCAGTTATTTGCGCACCATTTTAGCAAAAAGTATCAAATTACGTACGGTTCCTCAATTGCAATTTGTTTATGATGAATCTATTGAATATGGAAAACGGTTAAGCCGTTTGATTGATGAAGTGAACCCTCCTGACAAAAACGATGAGCAGAGTGATTAA
- the nusA gene encoding transcription termination factor NusA has product MSKELLLVAEALSNEKGVSKEVVLEAIQAALESATRKLSGMDMGVRVRLDPRTGEYETFRYWEVVADDEIESLDRQLTLELARVRKPDVKLGERIEEPMPSIEFGRIAAQTARQVIMQKVREAERRLIVEQFKSKLGQLIYGVVKKVTRDNIIIDLGGKAEAFMPRNEILPQEMFRPNDRVRAYLYDIVEQTRGPQLLVSRTRKEMLVELFRIEVPEIGENVIEIKAAAREPGSRAKIAVKTNDGRIDPIGACVGMRGARVQAVSSELGGERVDIILWDDNPAQLVINAMAPADISSIVVDEDSHTMDLAVQKEQLSQAIGRNGQNVRLASQLTGWTLNVMTVEEFENKSQEESTKIVHLFTSTLEIDEEIAALLVAHGFSSLEEIAYVPKEELLAIEEFDEEIVDELRNRANNALLAQALISEQLGNNASSADLQTMEGMTVDLAKRLAAMGITTIEDLAEQSVDELLEIEGMTKEKAGALIMKAREPWFHDDKV; this is encoded by the coding sequence ATGAGCAAAGAATTGTTATTAGTTGCTGAAGCGTTATCTAACGAAAAAGGTGTAAGTAAAGAGGTGGTTCTGGAAGCCATTCAAGCTGCATTGGAATCTGCAACACGTAAACTTTCAGGCATGGATATGGGTGTTAGAGTAAGACTGGACCCTCGTACTGGCGAATATGAAACATTTCGTTATTGGGAGGTGGTTGCTGATGATGAAATCGAATCGCTCGATAGACAACTTACCCTGGAATTAGCAAGAGTACGTAAACCTGATGTTAAACTAGGTGAGCGAATTGAAGAGCCAATGCCTTCCATTGAATTTGGCCGGATTGCAGCCCAAACGGCGCGTCAGGTGATTATGCAGAAAGTGCGCGAAGCTGAACGCCGATTGATTGTGGAACAGTTTAAGAGCAAACTTGGCCAATTGATATATGGCGTTGTAAAAAAAGTAACTCGTGACAACATCATTATTGACCTGGGTGGAAAAGCCGAAGCATTTATGCCTAGAAATGAAATATTACCACAGGAAATGTTTCGTCCTAACGACAGAGTGCGTGCCTATCTTTATGATATTGTAGAGCAAACTCGCGGCCCTCAACTTCTGGTTAGCCGTACTCGTAAGGAAATGCTCGTTGAATTGTTTCGCATAGAAGTCCCTGAAATTGGTGAAAATGTTATTGAAATTAAGGCTGCAGCACGTGAACCAGGTAGTCGTGCTAAAATAGCTGTTAAAACCAATGATGGTCGTATTGACCCCATTGGTGCATGTGTTGGCATGCGTGGTGCACGGGTGCAGGCAGTATCCAGTGAGCTTGGTGGCGAACGCGTTGATATTATTCTTTGGGACGATAATCCTGCTCAATTGGTAATCAATGCTATGGCGCCCGCTGATATTTCATCGATTGTAGTTGATGAAGATTCTCATACAATGGATTTGGCTGTACAGAAAGAACAGTTATCGCAAGCCATAGGCCGTAATGGCCAAAATGTTCGTCTGGCAAGTCAGTTGACAGGATGGACATTAAATGTAATGACCGTCGAAGAATTTGAAAACAAGAGTCAAGAAGAATCAACAAAAATAGTCCACTTGTTTACGTCAACTTTGGAAATAGATGAAGAAATCGCGGCCCTCTTAGTCGCTCATGGTTTTTCTTCATTAGAAGAAATTGCATACGTTCCTAAGGAAGAACTCCTTGCCATTGAAGAATTTGATGAGGAAATTGTTGATGAGTTGCGTAACCGGGCTAACAATGCCTTATTAGCACAAGCATTAATTTCCGAGCAATTAGGGAATAACGCTTCTTCGGCAGATCTGCAAACGATGGAAGGAATGACAGTCGATTTGGCGAAGCGTTTAGCCGCAATGGGTATTACAACCATAGAAGATCTGGCTGAACAATCAGTCGATGAATTGCTTGAGATTGAGGGAATGACTAAAGAAAAAGCAGGAGCATTAATTATGAAAGCACGTGAACCGTGGTTTCATGATGATAAAGTGTAA